The proteins below come from a single Corylus avellana chromosome ca3, CavTom2PMs-1.0 genomic window:
- the LOC132176345 gene encoding probable F-box protein At4g22030 gives MATLQAASFCSFSTSFGKIKATLNSPKHHQSSDNYLSLPKLSNGLQAIVPISSHIEMKPNTIDNSNKGNDGVSRSKTILQELYTIMEIVADRAEMHKNIGAQRDNWNRLLLNSVNGMTFTAATMAGLAALSGVIGAPVLALKLSASLLYMASTGILLVMNKIQPSQLAEEQRNAARLFKQLHEDIKITVAVRNPTASDVEDVTEKVLALDKAYPLPLLGTMLDKFPANVEPAVWWPHNLKSQQENKAGGRVERSNGWNENLEEEMKEVVGVLKRKDAAEYVRLSKVVLKVNKILAVCGPLFTGLAAVGSAFVGLPFGGSWAAFLGVMFGALATVVNTMQHGGQVGMVFEMYRGSAGFFRLMEENITSTLTEREADKRENGELFELKVALQLGRSLSELRGLARSSSLPSAGIRQDKEEYASKLF, from the coding sequence ATGGCTACTCTTCAAGCTGcttccttttgttctttttcaacTTCTTTTGGAAAAATCAAAGCCACGCTAAATTCCCCAAAACACCACCAATCATCTGATAATTATCTTTCTCTTCCTAAGCTCTCCAATGGGTTACAAGCCATTGTACCAATTTCAAGCCACATAGAAATGAAGCCTAATACTATTGATAATAGTAATAAAGGAAACGACGGCGTTTCCAGGTCCAAGACAATATTGCAAGAGCTATATACAATAATGGAAATTGTAGCAGATAGAGCAGAAATGCACAAGAATATTGGAGCTCAGAGAGATAACTGGAACCGTCTTCTGCTGAATTCTGTTAACGGAATGACATTCACAGCAGCAACAATGGCTGGGCTTGCGGCTCTCAGTGGAGTAATTGGAGCTCCAGTTTTGGCTCTGAAGCTCTCTGCTAGTCTTCTCTACATGGCATCCACTGGAATTTTGCTGGTGATGAATAAAATCCAGCCATCTCAGCTTGCAGAAGAACAGAGAAATGCTGCAAGGCTATTTAAGCAACTTCACGAGGATATCAAAATCACTGTGGCTGTTCGAAACCCGACAGCTAGTGATGTGGAGGATGTGACGGAGAAAGTCTTAGCATTAGATAAGGCTTACCCTCTTCCCTTGCTTGGCACAATGCTGGATAAATTTCCAGCAAATGTGGAGCCTGCTGTGTGGTGGCCGCATAATTTGAAGTCTCAGCAAGAAAATAAGGCTGGTGGGAGGGTAGAGAGATCAAATGGGTGGAATGAAAATCTTGAGGAGGAAATGAAGGAGGTTGTTGGGGTTTTGAAGAGAAAAGATGCAGCAGAGTATGTGAGGCTGAGCAAAGTAGTACTGAAAGTTAACAAAATTCTTGCAGTATGTGGGCCTTTATTTACTGGTTTGGCTGCCGTGGGATCAGCCTTTGTGGGATTGCCTTTTGGTGGCTCATGGGCTGCGTTTTTGGGTGTGATGTTTGGAGCTTTGGCCACTGTGGTCAACACTATGCAGCATGGTGGGCAAGTTGGGATGGTGTTTGAGATGTATAGGGGCTCAGCAGGATTTTTCAGGCTTATGGAAGAGAATATAACATCAACTTTGACGGAAAGAGAGGCCGATAAGAGGGAAAATGGAGAGTTGTTTGAGCTTAAAGTTGCTCTTCAGCTTGGAAGGAGCTTGTCAGAGCTCAGAGGCCTTGCAAGAAGTTCATCTTTGCCTTCTGCAGGAATCAGGCAGGACAAAGAAGAGTATGCAAGCAAGCTCTTCTGA
- the LOC132174562 gene encoding dihydrolipoyllysine-residue succinyltransferase component of 2-oxoglutarate dehydrogenase complex 2, mitochondrial-like, whose translation MEVTIDVASPEAGVIQKFVAKEGDTVEPGTKIAVISKSAEGVAHVAPSEEASEKAASPPSPTAEKIEEKQKPKVETAPITEKRKAPSPQPPKRSATEPQLPPKERERRVPMTRLRKRVATRLKDSQNTFAMLTTFNEVDMTNLMKLRSDYKDAFVEKHGVKLGLMSGFVKAAVSGLQNQPIVNAVIDGDDIIYRDYIDISVAVGTPKGLVVPVIRNAEKMNFAEIEKEINTLAKKAIDGSLSIDEMAGGSFTISNGGVYGSLLSTPIINPPQSAILGMHSIVTRPMVVGGDIVPRPMMYIALTYDHRLIDGREAVFFLRRIKDVVEDPRRLLLDI comes from the exons ATGGAG GTGACAATTGATGTTGCTAGTCCTGAAGCGGGTGTGATCCAAAAG TTTGTAGCCAAGGAAGGAGATACTGTGGAACCAGGTACCAAGATTGCTGTGATTTCAAAGTCTGCTGAAGGTGTAGCTCACGTTGCTCCATCTGAGGAGGCATCAGAGAAAGCAGCTTCTCCGCCATCTCCTACTGCTGAGAAGATTGAGGAGAAGCAAAAGCCTAAAGTGGAAACTGCTCCTATTACTGAGAAGCGTAAAGCACCCTCTCCACAACCTCCCAAACGCTCGGCTACAGAGCCTCAGCTTCCCCCTAAAGAAAGGGAAAGACGA GTTCCTATGACAAGACTCCGGAAACGGGTTGCTACACGATTGAAAGATTCTCAAAACACATTTGCAATGTTAACAACATTCAATGAGGTTGATAT GACAAATTTGATGAAGCTCCGTTCTGATTACAAGGATGCTTTTGTCGAAAAGCATGGAGTCAAGTTGGGACTTATGTCGGGATTTGTGAAA GCTGCGGTCAGTGGACTCCAAAATCAGCCTATTGTAAATGCGGTCATTGATGGGGATGATATCATCTATAGAGATTATATAGATATTAGTGTAGCCGTTGGTACACCTAAG GGCCTTGTTGTGCCAGTTATCCGCAATGctgaaaaaatgaattttgctgAGATTGAGAAAGAGATCAATACGCTAGCAAAGAAGGCAATTGATGGATCTTTATCCATTGATGAGATGGCTGGAGGATCATTTACAATATCTAATGGTGGTGTTTATGGAAGCCTTTTGAGTACCCCCATCATCAATCCGCCTCAG TCAGCGATATTGGGTATGCACTCGATAGTGACCCGTCCCATGGTTGTTGGAGGCGACATAGTCCCAAGGCCAATGATGTACATAGCTCTAACCTATGATCATAGGTTGATTGATGGAAGAGAGGCAGTTTTCTTTTTGCGACGCATCAAAGATGTTGTAGAGGACCCTCGTAGGCTTCTCCTGGACATATGA
- the LOC132176363 gene encoding probable F-box protein At4g22030, which translates to MATLQAASFCSFSTSFRKIKATLNSHKHHQSSDNYLSLPKLSNGLQAIVPISTHIEMKPNTIDNSNKGNDGVSRSKTILQELYTIMEIVADRAEMHKNIGAQRDNWNRLLLNSVNGMTFTAATMAGLAALSGVIGAPVLALKLSASLLYMASTGILLVMNKIQPSQLAEEQRNAARLFKQLHEDIKITVAVRNPTASDVEDVTEKVLALDKAYPLPLLGTMLDKFPANVEPAVWWPHNLKSQQENKAGGRVERSNGWNENLEEEMKEVVGVLKRKDAAEYVRLSKVVLKVNKILAVCGPLFTGLAAVGSAFVGLPFGGSWAAFLGVMFGALATVVNTMQHGGQVGMVFEMYRGSAGFFRLMEENITSTLTEREADKRENGELFELKVALQLGRSLSELRGLARSSSLPSAGIRQDKEEYASKLF; encoded by the coding sequence ATGGCTACTCTTCAAGCTGcttccttttgttctttttcaacTTCTTTTAGAAAAATCAAAGCCACGCTAAATTCCCATAAACACCACCAATCATCTGATAATTATCTTTCTCTTCCTAAGCTCTCCAATGGGTTACAAGCCATTGTACCAATTTCAACCCACATAGAAATGAAGCCTAATACTATTGATAATAGTAATAAAGGAAACGACGGCGTTTCCAGGTCCAAGACAATATTGCAAGAGCTATATACAATAATGGAAATTGTAGCAGATAGAGCAGAAATGCACAAGAATATTGGAGCTCAGAGAGATAACTGGAACCGTCTTCTGCTGAATTCTGTTAACGGAATGACATTCACAGCAGCAACAATGGCTGGGCTTGCGGCTCTCAGTGGAGTAATTGGAGCTCCAGTTTTGGCTCTGAAGCTCTCTGCTAGTCTTCTCTACATGGCATCCACTGGAATTTTGCTGGTGATGAATAAAATCCAGCCATCTCAGCTTGCAGAAGAACAGAGAAATGCTGCAAGGCTATTTAAGCAACTTCACGAGGATATCAAAATCACTGTGGCTGTTCGAAACCCGACAGCTAGTGATGTGGAGGATGTGACGGAGAAAGTCTTAGCATTAGATAAGGCTTACCCTCTTCCCTTGCTTGGCACAATGCTGGATAAATTTCCAGCAAATGTGGAGCCTGCTGTGTGGTGGCCGCATAATTTGAAGTCTCAGCAAGAAAATAAGGCTGGTGGGAGGGTAGAGAGATCAAATGGGTGGAATGAAAATCTTGAGGAGGAAATGAAGGAGGTTGTTGGGGTTTTGAAGAGAAAAGATGCAGCAGAGTATGTGAGGCTGAGCAAAGTAGTACTGAAAGTTAACAAAATTCTTGCAGTATGTGGGCCTTTATTTACTGGTTTGGCTGCCGTGGGTTCAGCCTTTGTGGGATTGCCTTTTGGTGGCTCATGGGCTGCGTTTTTGGGTGTGATGTTTGGAGCTTTGGCCACTGTGGTCAACACTATGCAGCATGGTGGGCAAGTTGGGATGGTGTTTGAGATGTATAGGGGCTCAGCAGGATTTTTCAGGCTAATGGAAGAGAATATAACGTCAACTTTGACGGAAAGAGAGGCTGATAAGAGGGAAAATGGAGAGTTGTTTGAGCTTAAAGTTGCTCTTCAGCTTGGAAGGAGCTTGTCAGAGCTCAGAGGCCTTGCAAGAAGTTCATCTTTGCCTTCTGCAGGAATCAGGCAGGACAAAGAAGAGTATGCAAGCAAGCTCTTCTGA
- the LOC132176261 gene encoding imidazole glycerol phosphate synthase hisHF, chloroplastic has translation MEAAPFASSYSASSLSSRAVTAGSLSPTSSLLFRRNNIRNSNCKFKSPRNLSVRASGDSVVTLLDYGAGNVRSVRNAIRHLGFDIKDVQTPEDILKANRLIFPGVGAFAAAMDVLNKNGMAEALCTYIEKDLPFLGVCLGLQLLFESSEENGPVNGLGLIPGVVGRFDSSNDFRVPHIGWNALQIKEDSEILDDIGNRHVYFVHSYRATPSDANKEWVSSTCNYGVDFIASVRRGNVHAVQFHPEKSGDVGLSVLRRFLYTKSATTKGPTEGKASKLAKRVIACLDVRANDKGDLVVTKGDQYDVREHTKENEVRNLGKPVELAGQYYKDGADEVSFLNITGFRDFPLGDLPMLQVLRFTSENVFVPLTVGGGIRDFTDANGRHYTSLEVASEYFRSGADKISIGSDAVYAAEEYLRTGVKTGKSSLEQISRIYGNQAVVVSIDPRRVYLKNPNDVEFKAVRLTNPGPNGEDYAWYQCTVNGGREGRPIGAFELAKAVEELGAGEILLNCIDCDGQGKGFDIDLVKLISDAVSIPVIASSGAGAVKHFSDVFTETNASAALAAGIFHRKEVSIQSVKEHLFKEGIEVRI, from the exons ATGGAGGCGGCTCCATTTGCTTCTTCTTATTCAGCTTCGTCTTTGTCTTCTCGCGCTGTAACAGCTGGATCATTATCTCCCACTTCATCTCTCTTATTTCGTCGCAATAATATCCGCAACAGTAATTGTAAATTCAAATCTCCAAGAAACTTATCGGTCCGAGCCTCTGGAGACTCTG tTGTGACGTTACTTGATTATGGTGCTGGCAATGTTCGTAGCGTGAGGAATGCGATTCGCCATCTCGGATTTGACATCAAAGAT GTACAAACTCCAGAGGACATTTTAAAGGCAAATCGACTTATTTTTCCGGGCGTTGGGGCATTTGCTGCGGCCATGGATGTGTTGAACAAAAATGG GATGGCTGAAGCACTCTGTACCTATATTGAGAAAGATCTCCCATTTTTGGGCGTTTGTCTTGGACTTCAGTTACTTTTTGAGTCTAGTGAGGAGAATGGACCTG TAAATGGTCTCGGCTTAATACCGGGTGTGGTTGGGCGTTTTGACTCGTCAAATGATTTCAGAGTACCCCATATTGGCTGGAATGCTTTGCAAATCAAAGAAGACTCTGAAATTTTGGATGATATTGGAAACCGCCATGTCTATTTTGTTCACTCTTACCGTGCTACGCCA TCAGATGCCAACAAAGAGTGGGTATCATCTACCTGCAACTACGGTGTCGACTTTATAGCATCTGTTAGAAGAGGAAATGTGCATGCAGTTCAGTTCCACCCGGAAAAGAGTGGAG ATGTCGGTCTTTCAGTATTGAGAAGATTCTTGTATACAAAGTCAGCCACAACGAAG GGGCCTACTGAGGGGAAAGCTTCAAAACTTGCAAAAAGG GTAATTGCTTGTCTTGATGTGAGGGCAAATGATAAAGGAGATCTTGTTGTAACCAAAGGGGACCAATATGATGTAAGGGAGCATACAAAAGAGAATGAG GTAAGAAACCTTGGCAAGCCAGTTGAGCTTGCTGGACAGTATTACAAAGATGGAGCTGATGAG GTTAGCTTTTTAAATATTACTGGTTTCAGAGACTTCCCTCTCGGCGATTTGCCAATGCTGCAG GTGTTGAGATTCACTTCAGAAAATGTTTTTGTACCGCTAACTGTTGGAGGTGGCATTAGAGATTTTACAGATGCAAATGGCAG GCACTATACTAGTTTGGAAGTTGCTTCAGAATATTTCAGATCTGGGGCTGATAAGATTTCCATTGGAAGTGATGCAGTTTACGCTGCAGAAGAGTATTTAAGAACTGGA GTAAAGACTGGAAAGAGTAGCTTAGAGCAGATATCTAGAATTTACGGAAATCAG GCAGTAGTTGTAAGTATTGATCCTCGTAGGGTGTACCTCAAGAATCCCAATGATGTCGAGTTCAAGGCTGTAAGGTTGACAAACCCAG GTCCAAATGGAGAAGACTATGCCTGGTATCAGTGTACG GTTAATGGTGGGAGAGAAGGTCGACCAATTGGAGCTTTTGAGCTTGCAAAAGCAGTTGAAGAGCTGGGAGCTGGAGAAATACTACTAAACTGCATTGATTGTGATG GTCAAGGGAAAGGATTTGATATCGATCTAGTAAAGTTGATCTCAGATGCTGTGAGCATCCCTGTAATTGCAAGTAGTGGTGCTGGTGCTGTTAAGCACTTCTCAGATGTGTTCACGGAAACAAATGCATCTGCTGCCCTTGCTGCTGGCATCTTCCACAGGAAGGAG GTGTCTATTCAGTCTGTGAAAGAGCATTTATTTAAGGAAGGCATAGAAGTCAGAATCTAA
- the LOC132176641 gene encoding uncharacterized protein LOC132176641 encodes MIQLLFTLVLAEMALILTLLFGTPLRKLVMMGLDRSKQGRGPLVAKTVAATMMVLFSSTVYSVVKIQKRSTEAGMINPTDEVLLAHRRLEASLVGFSLFLALMIDRLHYYVQELHLLRKNLERLRI; translated from the exons ATGATTCAGCTTTTGTTTACGCTTGTATTGGCGGAAATGGCTCTGATTCTGACCCTTTTGTTTGGAACCCCACTGAGGAAGTTGGTGATGATGGGGTTGGACCGGTCGAAGCAGGGAAGGGGACCATTGGTGGCAAAGACGGTGGCTGCAACAATGATGGTGCTCTTTAGCTCCACCGTGTATAGCGTGGTGAAAATCCAGAAACGTTCAACGGAAGCTGGCATGATTAATCCAACTGATGAGGTTCTTTTGGCGCATCGTCGTCTGGAAGCATCTCTCGTAG GATTCTCCCTATTCCTTGCACTAATGATAGACAGACTACATTATTATGTTCAAGAGCTTCATCTACTGAGGAAGAACTTGGAGCGACTAAGAATTTAA
- the LOC132174563 gene encoding mitogen-activated protein kinase kinase kinase 18-like, giving the protein MEWKRGLTLGRGSTATVSLATANPSGELFAVKTTELCRSLFLQREKHFLSQLSCPRIVKYIGSDVSYEDGRPMYNLCMEYVPGGTLYDAIQRRRGCLDEPTIRSYTKQILQGLEYLHANGLVHCDIKSQNILMGKDGLKIADLGCAKLVEVAATSAISGTPMFMAPEVARGGEQGFPADIWALGCTIIEMATGSTPWQDMNDPVSALYRIGFSGDVPEIPMWLSEKAKDFLSKCLRRDPRERWTAKELLDQHPFLAEVDSEQSLEIKEFTMSSPNSVLEQGFWDSLEVLKCPRNTTHEGISSDSPAERIRRLIGENPNWTCDEDWVTVRSNGTEEDETFSCEFDVLMADEISAAAESVMGDLSAPLEEFRSSFFNEDLFVHSVNSLSTITATSIRRAFVEDDIVLIISNCETDNEKFSLHPSQFSDLNPKSIEYNLIFFVQISQLL; this is encoded by the coding sequence atggagtggaaaagagggcTGACCTTAGGCCGCGGCTCCACTGCCACCGTCTCACTGGCTACAGCCAACCCGTCCGGTGAGCTCTTCGCCGTCAAGACCACCGAACTCTGTCGCTCTCTGTTTTTGCAGAGAGAGAAACATTTTCTGTCTCAGCTGAGTTGTCCTCGCATAGTCAAGTACATAGGCTCCGATGTTTCATATGAAGATGGTCGGCCTATGTACAATCTTTGTATGGAGTACGTGCCTGGTGGCACCCTTTACGATGCAATTCAGAGGCGCCGAGGCTGCCTAGATGAGCCTACGATTAGATCATACACAAAGCAAATTCTGCAGGGCTTGGAATACCTTCATGCAAATGGGTTGGTGCATTGTGATATAAAGAGCCAGAACATTTTGATGGGTAAAGATGGTTTGAAAATTGCTGACTTGGGTTGCGCTAAATTGGTAGAAGTTGCTGCCACATCAGCAATTTCCGGTACACCGATGTTTATGGCGCCTGAAGTGGCGCGTGGAGGGGAGCAGGGCTTTCCTGCTGATATATGGGCTCTTGGATGCACGATCATTGAAATGGCTACTGGGAGTACCCCATGGCAGGATATGAACGACCCGGTATCGGCTCTTTATCGGATTGGATTTTCCGGTGATGTGCCGGAGATTCCAATGTGGTTGTCAGAGAAAGCTAAGGACTTTCTGAGCAAGTGTTTGAGGAGGGATCCAAGAGAGAGATGGACAGCCAAAGAGCTTCTTGATCAGCATCCATTTCTTGCAGAAGTAGATTCTGAGCAATCTCTGGAAATTAAGGAGTTCACCATGAGTTCTCCAAATAGTGTATTGGAACAAGGTTTTTGGGATTCATTAGAAGTCTTGAAATGTCCAAGAAATACGACCCATGAAGGTATTTCGTCCGATTCTCCAGCTGAAAGGATCAGAAGGTTGATTGGAGAGAATCCCAACTGGACTTGCGATGAAGATTGGGTCACAGTGAGAAGCAATGGAACAGAGGAAGATGAGACATTCTCTTGCGAATTTGACGTGCTCATGGCGGATGAAATTTCAGCTGCAGCCGAATCAGTCATGGGTGATTTAAGTGCTCCATTGGAAGAGTTTCGAAGCTCATTCTTTAATGAGGATTTGTTTGTACACTCTGTTAACAGTTTGAGTACTATTACCGCTACTAGTATTAGGAGAGCCTTTGTTGAAGACGATATTGTAttgataatttcaaattgtgaaaCAGATAATGAAAAGTTTTCTTTGCATCCATCTCAATTCTCTGATCTGAATCCTAAATCCATTGAATACAATCTTATCTTCTTTGTGCAAATATCTCAGTTGCTTTAA
- the LOC132173739 gene encoding aspartic proteinase A1-like, producing the protein MGAKLKSIVATFFLCFLLFPLVFTASNGGLFRIGLKKRKFDRNDRVATQLELKEGKSAASIRKYRLHGNLGDPEDTDIVALKNYMDAQYFGEIGIGTPPQNFTVIFDTGSSNLWVPSSKCYFSVACYFHSKYKSSSSSTYKKNGKPAAIHYGTGAISGYFSQDYVKVGDLVVKAQEFIEATREPGITFLVAKFDGILGLGFQEISVGNAVPLWYNMVDQGLVKEPVFSFWFNRNADEEEGGEIVFGGVDPNHYEGEHTYVPVTQKGYWQFDMGDVMIDGETTGFCAGGCSAIADSGTSLLVGPTSIITEVNHAIGATGVVSQECKAVVAEYGETIIKMLLEKDQPKKICSQIGLCTFDGTRGVSMGIESIVDDNTQKASGGLRDGMCSTCEMTVVWMQNQLKQNQTQDRILNYVNELCDRLPSPMGESAVDCTSLSSMPNVSFTIGGRVFDLSPEEYVLKVGEGDVAQCISGFTALDVPPPRGPLWILGDVFMGRYHTVFDYGNQRIGFAEAS; encoded by the exons ATGGGTGCTAAACTCAAATCCATTGTGGCCACCTTCTTCCTTTGCTTCCTCTTGTTTCCCCTGGTCTTTACTGCTTCCAATGGTGGGCTATTCAGAATTGGATTAAAAAAGAGGAAGTTTGATCGAAATGACCGTGTTGCTACTCAGCTAGAGTTAAAGGAAGGGAAGTCTGCTGCTTCTATTAGGAAATATCGTCTTCATGGGAACTTAGGAGATCCAGAGGACACAGATATTGTAGCTCTAAAGAATTACATGGATGCCCAATATTTCGGAGAGATTGGTATTGGTACTCCTCCTCAGAATTTCACTGTAATATTTGATACCGGTAGTTCTAATTTGTGGGTGCCATCTTCCAAGTGTTACTTCTCG GTTGCATGCTACTTCCATTCCAAGTACAAGTCAAGCAGCTCAAGCACCTACAAGAAGAATG GTAAACCAGCTGCTATCCATTATGGAACCGGAGCTATTTCTGGGTACTTTAGCCAAGATTATGTGAAAGTTGGTGATCTTGTGGTCAAGGCTCAG GAATTTATTGAGGCAACTAGGGAACCCGGCATCACATTCTTGGTGGCCAAGTTTGATGGAATTCTTGGCCTTGGATTTCAAGAGATTTCAGTTGGAAATGCTGTGCCTCTCTG GTACAACATGGTCGACCAAGGTCTTGTTAAAGAACCAGTCTTCTCTTTTTGGTTTAACCGGAATGCCGATGAAGAAGAAGGGGGTGAGATCGTTTTTGGTGGGGTGGATCCTAACCATTACGAAGGTGAACACACATATGTTCCTGTGACACAGAAAGGCTATTGGCAG TTTGACATGGGTGATGTCATGATTGATGGTGAAACAACTG GATTTTGTGCTGGTGGATGTTCAGCAATTGCTGATTCGGGAACATCTTTGTTGGTTGGCCCAACG TCTATTATCACTGAAGTCAATCATGCAATTGGAGCCACTGGGGTTGTAAGTCAAGAATGCAAGGCTGTGGTTGCAGAATATGGAGAAACCATAATCAAGATGCTATTAGAAAAG GACCAACCAAAGAAAATCTGCTCACAGATTGGTTTGTGCACTTTTGATGGGACTCGAGGTGTAAG TATGGGCATCGAGAGTATCGTTGATGATAACACTCAAAAAGCATCTGGTGGTTTGCGTGATGGAATGTGCTCTACATGTGAGATGACCGTCGTTTGGATGCAGAACCAACTTAAGCAGAATCAAACACAGGACCGTATACTTAACTATGTCAACGAG CTCTGTGACCGGCTGCCTAGTCCAATGGGAGAATCAGCAGTTGATTGTACCAGTTTGTCTTCAATGCCTAATGTTTCCTTTACAATTGGTGGAAGGGTTTTCGACCTCAGCCCTGAAGAG TATGTCCTTAAAGTTGGTGAGGGAGATGTCGCTCAATGCATTAGTGGATTTACAGCTCTGGATGTGCCGCCTCCTCGTGGACCTCTCTG GATCTTGGGGGATGTTTTCATGGGTCGCTACCATACAGTATTTGACTATGGGAATCAGAGAATCGGATTTGCAGAAGCTTCCTAA